Proteins encoded together in one Zonotrichia leucophrys gambelii isolate GWCS_2022_RI chromosome 1, RI_Zleu_2.0, whole genome shotgun sequence window:
- the C1H2orf49 gene encoding ashwin, with protein sequence MAAQGRARAGGGGGEEECGSGRSESELLLLHPELLSEEFLRLTLEQKNILGENDVKMDKDGLTDLYIQHAIPLPQRDLPKSRWGRMMEKKRQQNDLKSEKKSVTTAEGLRKRPLIVFDGNSTSTSIKVKRTENGAADRLKPPPAGSTTNTVRRLSVPSNASTYLSASTLSEDAKLGIRNSEAQQNNVSKTDSSVLTGLKVYPLSPIAGTTVVKLKRSVPKEESDSPNDLKPSEAKKKIQHVTWP encoded by the exons ATGGCGGCGCAGGGAAGAgcccgggcgggcggcggcggtggCGAGGAGGAGTGCGGGTCTGGGCGTTCGGAGTcggagctgctgttgctgcatCCGGAGCTGCTCTCGGAGGAATTCCTGCGGCTCACCCTGGAGCAG aaaaatatattaggTGAAAATGATGTAAAGATGGACAAAGATGGGCTCACTGATCTCTATATTCAGCATGCCATTCCCCTGCCTCAGCGTGACTTGCCAAAAAGTAGATGGGGGAGAATGATGGAAAAGAAGAGACAGCAAAATGACTTGAAAAGTGAGAAGAAAAG TGTTACAACAGCGGAAGGTTTAAGGAAGCGGCCATTGATTGTGTTTGATGGCAACTCAACAAGTACAAGCATAAAGGTGAAAAGGACGGAGAACGGAGCTGCCGATCGCCTGAagcctcctcctgctggcagcaccacCAACACAGTGAGGAGATTATCCGTCCCTTCCAATGCCTCCACGTACCTGTCTGCCTCCACTTTGTCAGAGGACGCTAAGCTGGGAATAAGGAATAGTGAGGCTCAGCAGAACAATGTTTCAAAGACTGACAGCAGTGTGTTGACTGGCCTGAAGGTTTACCCTTTGTCTCCAATAGCAGGAACTACTGTTGTGAAGTTAAAGAGGTCTGTTCCAAAAGAGGAATCTGACTCACCG
- the TGFBRAP1 gene encoding transforming growth factor-beta receptor-associated protein 1: MSVKAFKLVSAVEREMLMGDKNYINIECIECCGKNLYIGTNDCFIYHFLLDEKVSTAGKITFAATKQLHKYLGLKKPVSELKAASALTRLLVLCDNTITLVNMINLEPVPTGARIKGAVTFTLNENPVSGDPFCVEVCIISVKRRTIQMFMVFEDRVQIVKEVFTPEQPCAVAVDGYYLCLALTTQYIILNYNTGVSQDLFPYCSDEKRPIVKRIGRQEFLLAGPGGLGMFATVDGISQRAPVHWSENVIGAALCFPYVVALDDEFITVHSMLDQQQKQTLPFKEGHILQDFEGKVIVATNKGVYILVPLPLEKQIQDLLASHRVEEALVLAKGARRNIPKEKFQVMYKRILQQAGFIQFAQLQFLEAKELFRSGQLDVRELISLYPFLLPTSSSFIRSHPPLHEYADLNQLTQGDQEKMTKCKRFLMSYLNEVRSTEVANGYKEDIDTALLKLYAEANHESLLDLLVSENFCLLTDSAAWLEKHKKYFALGLLYHYNGQDAAALQLWVKIVDGDIQDSTRSDLYDYIVDFLTFCSDQELVWKYSEWILQKNEEVGVQIFTKRPLEEQEKNNINPDDIISCLNKYPKARVKYLEHLVLERKIQKEKYHTHLAVLYLEAILQLKSVTTDNCTETTELLLKLRSLLQKSDLYRIRFILDKIQGTDLHMESAILYGKLEEHEKALHILVHELKDFHAAEEYCVWNSEGRDSQYRRRLFHLLLSVYLAPGASDCALVVAAVDLLNNHAAEFDAGLVLQVVPDSWSVQLLSPFLAGAVRQSIHTKRMTQVALGLAQAENLIYKHEKVKQKGAPILLSDKKVCQVCQNPFCEPVFVRYPNGSMAHTHCAANRHLNSNVTPHSPSSSNQT, from the exons ATGAGCGTTAAAGCTTTCAAGCTCGTTTCTGCTGTTGAGCGGGAGATGTTAATGGGAGATAAAAACTACATCAACATCGAGTGCATTGAGTGTTGTGGGAAGAACCTCTATATTGGAACCAATGACTGCTTTATCTATCACTTCCTGTTGGATGAAAAGGTATCCACAGctggaaaaataacttttgcTGCCACCAAGCAACTACACAAATACCTGGGTTTGAAGAAGCCTGTGAGCGAGTTGAaagcagcctctgccctcacGAGACTGCTCGTGCTTTGTGACAACACGATAACACTAGTGAACATGATCAACTTGGAACCTGTCCCCACTGGTGCTAGGATCAAAGGAGCTGTGACATTCACCCTGAATGAAAACCCTGTGAGTGGGGATCCTTTCTGCGTTGAAGTTTGCATTATCTCGGTCAAGCGCCGGACCATTCAAATGTTCATGGTGTTTGAAGACAGAGTCCAGATAGTGAAGGAAGTGTTCACTCCAGAGCAaccctgtgctgtggctgtAGATGGTTACTACTTATGCCTTGCCCTTACTACACAGTATATAATTTTGAATTACAATACTGGCGTCTCCCAGGACCTGTTTCCTTATTGCAGTGATGAGAAACGGCCAATTGTGAAAAGAATAGGCAGACAAGAGTTTCTGTTGGCTGGCCCTGGAGGCCTAG gCATGTTTGCTACTGTGGATGGGATTTCACAGCGCGCCCCAGTGCACTGGTCAGAGAACGTGAttggggcagctctgtgctttccctACGTGGTTGCTCTCGATGATGAGTTCATTACAGTGCACAGCATGCTGGaccagcagcaaaagcaaaccCTGCCCTTTAAAGAAGGTCACATTCTACAGGACTTTGAAG GAAAGGTGATTGTTGCTACTAACAAGGGTGTGTATATCTTGGTGCCACTACCTTTGGAAAAACAGATTCAGGATCTTTTAGCTAGCCACAGAGTGGAAGAAGCCCTTGTTCTAGCAAAAGGAGCTCGAAGGAATATTCCAAAAGAGAAATTTCAG GTAATGTACAAACGAATCCTGCAGCAAGCAGGTTTTATACAGTTTGCACAGCTTCAGTTCCTTGAAGCAAAAGAACTCTTCAG AAGCGGCCAGCTTGATGTCCGGGAGCTGATCTCTCTGTACCCCTTCCTGTTGCCTACTTCCTCTTCATTTATCCGGTCTCATCCCCCTCTGCACGAGTACGCTGACCTGAACCAGCTGACCCAAGGGGACCAGGAGAAGATGACAAAATGCAAACGATTCCTCATGAGTTACTTGAATGAAGTCCGCAGCACTGAGGTTGCAAATGGCTACAAGGAGGATATTGACACTGCTCTACTCAAACTGTATGCAGAGGCAAATCATGAGAGCCTGTTGGATCTTCTAGTTTCAGAGAACTTCTGTCTTTTAACAGATAGTGCTGCCTGgctggaaaaacacaaaaa GTATTTTGCACTTGGTCTCCTGTATCACTACAACGGTCAGGATGCTGCAGCACTTCAG TTATGGGTGAAAATAGTTGATGGAGACATTCAAGATTCTACACGTTCAGATCTCTATGACTACATAGTGGACTTCCTTACATTCTGCTCAGACCAAGAGCTAGTGTGGAAGTACTCTGAATGgattttacaaaaaaatgaagag GTTGGTGTACAGATTTTCACTAAAAGGCCTTTGgaagaacaggagaaaaacaacattaatCCAGATGATATCATCAGTTGCCTTAACAAATATCCTAAAGCACGTGTCAAATATCTAGAACATCTagtactggaaagaaaaatacag AAAGAGAAGTACCATACTCATCTAGCTGTCTTGTACTTGGAGGCAATACTTCAGCTAAAATCTGTGACCACAGATAATTGTACAGAAACAACTGAGCTGCTGTTGAAACTTCGCAGTCTGCTTCAGAAATCTGATCTTTATAGAATTCGCTTTATTTTAG ACAAAATCCAGGGCACAGACCTTCATATGGAGAGTGCAATTTTATATGGGAAACTAGAAGAGCACGAGAAGGCTTTGCATATCCTTGTCCATGAGCTGAAGGACTTCCATGCTGCTGAGGAGTACTGTGTGTGGAACTCTGAGGGCAGGGACTCGCAGTACAGGCGGAGGCTGTTCCACCTGCTGCTGTCGGTGTATTTGGCGCCGGGCGCCTCGGACTGCGCGCTCGTCGTGGCCGCCGTGGATCTGCTCAATAACCACGCCGCGGAATTCGACGCAGGCCTGGTTTTGCAGGTGGTGCCTGACAGCTGGTCagtgcagctcctctccccattcctggctgggGCAGTGAGGCAAAGCATTCACACAAAAAGAATGACTCAGGTGGCACTTGGGTTAGCACAAGCTGAAAACTTAATCTACAAGCACGAGAAG GTTAAACAAAAAGGAGCCCCGATTCTTCTTTCAGACAAAAAGGTTTGTCAGGTGTGCCAAAATCCTTTCTGCGAGCCTGTGTTTGTCAGATACCCCAATGGGAGCATGGCCCACACGCACTGTGCTGCAAACAGACATCTCAATTCCAATGTGACTCCTCactctcccagctccagcaatCAGACTTGA